The Archocentrus centrarchus isolate MPI-CPG fArcCen1 chromosome 5, fArcCen1, whole genome shotgun sequence genome contains the following window.
GTATGCACAAACAAGGAAGAAAGCCCTTATTACTCATTATCTTGCCAGGTGTGGAAGACTTCACAATTAAAAGATTATATAAGAATTAGTTTACACGCACATTTAACTTCAaggtttataaataaaacttttaaaaacaaccaCCAAACATTTCCTTATAgctaataaataagaaaaaaaaaagtcttaatttaatgtatttcattttctttttggcCGGCTTCAACCAtcttgcattcatttttttcccaggtATTTCCTGCAGGTGCAAGATAATCTTTCATGTGTATAATTTAAGACATAAATTAGATTATTAAAGtaaatatgaaattaaattaGGCACGGTAAGaagcaaacagcaaacaaagGTGAAATGCATTACCTTTTACAACAGAATGTCTTTGGCAACAAGAAGCTGTAAGTTGCACTGTCCATTGATTGTTTCAAGAATAATGAATAAGTATCAAAGTACAGCTGTAAATCATATTTTTCTCTAGGCATGCAATGCTTCAttgactccatcatcctgaccATAAGtctcattttaaaactactttcctTTTGCGGCGTCAGAGCTCTTTTCCCTCTGCTTTTGCAGATTAAATTTCCCCAGTGGTTTGTCTCATTTAAAAGGCAGAAAATGTGTGTAGGCTACAAAATTTGTGCATGAGCATGTTTACTTGTATGCGTTTCCGAGCAGACGTACTTTTGCCATGCGTGCATGCATTATGTATGCTTGCACATTTGCTCATAGTTATTTCTGTGCACATGTGCATATTGTGTTCATTTACGTCTTGGTTGTTCatatttgtgcgtgtgtgtctgcatacatTTGTGAATCGCTGTATGTTTGCAGGCTTGCTCatatttgcttgtgtgtgtatggacgtgtgtgtgtgtgtggtccagAGAAAATGAAGTGATTTCTACCTTTAATCAGTCCTTTATCATATCAAGTCTTTTCAAACATTGTCTGGCATCCTTTGTATGTCTtgaaacaaaatacagttttgtatttgcaaggtgattttttttttttcctataaaaaaaatctataatttCAAGACTTAAGTCAGATCTCCAACAATCCACTGCTGTTCTCGACTCCATTAGTGGTGCCAGTCTTCTCATCTCCATTGGTGATTTGGTCAGCGACAGGATTGGTTGGTACAGCGCTGGAGTTGAGCTCTGTGGTCTCTTCACTCCGAGAATCTGTGTCTCCCTCCACAGCTACAGCTTTTCCCTGCATTGCAGAATCTGCATGGGTCTTCTGATGCTTTGAGAGGTGGTCGCTGCGTGTGAAACGCTTGTTGCACAGTAGACAGGTGAACTTCTTCTCCCGTGTGTGGGTGCGCACATGCCTCTCCAGTTCATCAGAGCGGGTGAAACGCTTCCCGCAGAACAACCAGTTGCAAACAAAGGGCCGTTCTCCGGTGTGCCAGCGCAGGTGGGCTTTTAGGTGGGAGGCCTTGCCGTAGACTTTCCCACAGCCTGGGATGTGGCAGCTGTGGACTGGTTTCTTCCTCAGGGATGCAGCAGAGGCTCCCAGCCTCTCCAGCTCCTGGCAGTTGGGGCAGTCACATGAAGACCTGGTGGGTGTAGCCCCTCCACTGTAGCCCCCTGATCCCCTAGCAGGCTTTAGGCCCATGGGATTCTCAATTAGCCCTGCACTTGGCACAGGTTTGGGCTTGTACATGTCCTGGGGTAACATGTGCTGGGAAGGTTGGAGGAGATGTGAGGAGGAGCCCAGTCCCACTGAAGGGTAAGGGGCTGGATTAAGTGGTGTAAAATCGGTGCTGTAACTGGGCAGCTGTGGGCTAAGGGATGCCTGTGGTGCTACAGGCTGCAGAGAGGCCTGCAGACCTCCATCCCCTTGGGGCTGGGTTGCTGACAGCCAGTTGGAGTTAGGATGGACATCCCACCAGGAAGATGTAGCATTAGCTGGAGCAGCAGTTATGCCAGGATGAataccagctttataccagGAGCCGTAGGGATGTGTCATATCCAGCGAAGTATACACACTGGTGAGACAGTCGGCTGTAGCATGGGCCTTGGACACTAAAAGAGATGGGTCCTGTGAGACTGAAGTCTGGAAGGAGTGGGAAAAAGGGTTATACTCTGTAGTGTAGCCTCCGGctgaaggagggggacttccagtgGGTGTAAGCAGCccgccacctcctcctccagctgacgTGAAGGAGCCAGTGTAGGAGTCTGCCAGGCCACTGCTGTCTGTGGTCCGCCCGTTCTTAGCTGtctgaaggtcagaggtcatgttgtAGGGCTTCTTTACTGGAGAGGTGCTGCCAGGCTTACCGGGTGTAGCTGAATCCCTGACAGGGCTGGTGCTGCCAAACTTGTTACAGGTAGCTGTTAACATAGCCAGAGGACTGGAGCCATAGCGTGCGTCTTCCTGGGGAGGAGGAGACACGGGAGAAAATGAGACTGTCTGCAGGAAATGGCTGCTTGCTGTTGCTGCTTCTGTCAGTGTCAACTCTAATAAAAAACTTATGTCTGACTGCCACCGCTGGCTTTTCCTGCTCTCTGTTTTCTAAGTGGTTACGGCAATTTTAAGCAGtggatgtttgtgtttgcaaagTTTCTGCTCTGCTCAGCAAAGGAGGAATTCCctcactttttgttttgcttaagCCACTTTCAACCAGCTATtcttaattttacatttatgtttgCTTAAAGAAAATACACCTGATTTTACAGTACAGACAGTACAGTTCTCAACATATAGACATATTAATTATGTACTTGCCTAGTGGTCACCATGGCATTTAAGATTATTCAGACAAGCCTTACTATGTCGCAGCAATCTTGCAATTGTTCTTGTTTGTGATGTTATTTCATTCAGAATGGTTCATGATCCCATCTAGGAAGCAAAACATTTGCCACTTTTGAATTGAACTGCTTATATTTGACTCAcaagaattgaattgaatttattttaggTTCCCACGTGGCAGGTAATTAACACTATAGCGCAACATTTCTGAGATATTATGTCTGTCATTCTGCTGTATGCACAGTATGAATGTggataaaagtaataaaatattactATTATATTCCCATATTTCTGCTGAGATATCATGTAAGTCTgtcattctttcattttgaataCAAGAGTGAGAGTCCTAAATGTTGTCAACTTTGTCAACCCAGCTGTGCAAGTTAGCTTGTAACTTTTAATATTCATGATTAAAAATCTTCTCAAATATTCTGCTAACTTTTAGATATAAACCCAAGTATTTGCATGTTGGTTCACTCCCAATTCAGAAGTGATTAGTGGTTATCGCTTTCTCTCATAACAAGCTCTGGTTCAGTCCTGTagattttttcttctgttttctgatTAATAATTCGTGACACCCTTTAATATGACTTAGCCTGCTACTCCCACAGCACCTTCTGTCTTCATGTCTTGCACCCCTGACAGTTCTCAGATGAGTAACCATGTCTTAAGGAAACGCCAGACTTAAGGAAACGCAAATAAAGGCTCAGTGTgaataaaaatgtcactttgaATAAAAATGGCACTTTCAGCAGCTCAGCCTCAAACCTTTAAATCTCTTTTATCACtctcaatttttatttaatttaaaaaaaacatttttttttgctgttttctcaAGTATGTATGATAACCAATCAGACTCCAAACGCCTTTAAACTAAACCACTTAAAGTCTCTTCCTTAATAACTGCACGACTTTCTTACAAATAGCTGCAGTTTCGTTGTATTCACATCATCAAAAGTTTGTAttaagaagaaggagaaaaattAAAACTACTTACAATTACATTCCCTACCTCCAGAATAGATGCGGCCATCCCTGAGAAACAAAATCCTTAGGAAGCTGAGGGGAGTGGGAGCAGCGCAGCTCAGAGTCCCGGGACAGTTTGGAAGAAGTTGGGCACTAACGCGGGGAAGTGTTTTGAGGCACTCGGGGCCCGCCCCCTAATTACAGGCTATGGGCGCTTTGAAGACTCGCTAAGAAGCAATAAAAACCCAGAACCGGAGGAAAATGGACGGAGATTGGTGGCTAAAAAGAGGACATCCCACCTCCCCAAACGAGAGTGTCGAATCATTTTTCaatataaatgcatgaatgggTTAGTCATCAATCACCGTGTGGACATTATTTCAATTTCACTGGCATTATTTTTTCCACTGGGATTAGTCCAGTGGAGTCTGAAGGAAAGGACTACATTTAATATCACCTCAGAGAATTATCTGGATGGATTTCTCTATGAATATAGAAACGCTAAAGCATTCcctcatttatatttatgttagAGACGCGGTCAGAAAACTGAAAACGTAAAAACTGACTAAAGCtgttctcttttctattttcctCTGAGCGAGGAGAAATAACAAAAGAACATGTAGCCTCGGTCAGTGccatataaattaaaaaaaagaaagaaagaaaaaaaaaaaaagggggaaaaagagagTTGACCGAGTCTGTGGTTTCTATCAGAGATTTTATTATTCTGGTTTCAACCCTCTCTCTGTTTCCAATATTCTTAAACGCAGTTAACTGCCTTTTCAGACATTAACTGTGATGGTTAAAGAGGCTAAACTACGGAGGCATGCGAAGAAGAAAATGATTCagtcattaaataaaataaagaaaagattatcacatcaaataaaatgaattaaaacggCTTAttgggggacaaaaaaaaaaaactttcctgaAGGAGGAAGTTTgttaaaaagaggaagaaatgaaagagaaagactaagaaaaagtttgaaaatgcaaaaatatgtatataatgTCCTGCCTATACAAGGTTGCAAAGTATTTCAAATGTTATCTTGATGTTAGTTGAGGGAAAATgttggttaaaaataaaaaggctaCTGGATACATTTTGTTTGCCAACTTGAAACAAGTTTATTCCCAAACTCCTTTTAAGCTGCATTTAAGCTGATGGCAGCAGTCACAATGCATGTTAAACTCCATACAGATTCATGAAACATAAACTATTAACTGCTGCTGGTTCATGAATTACATTTTCTTCACAtacaaaattattatatttaacaggacagtaaaacaaaccaaccaaaGTTTAACTCTTCAGCTGACTCTTTTTCATTGCATAAATGTACATATAGATATATTCATACATATTATAGTAAAAATAAGCAAGTATATGTAAGTTACATTAAGCAATGTTGaacataaattaaaatttgtatatttgtggcatattacattaatataacaGTGAATGAAGGGCTTTTTGTGTCCACAgaaaattattataaaaacaGTATGGAAGACTTAACAACTAGAGgatttaaaaagtgctgactcTGTGGGTAAATAAGCCTAAATGAAGGTTAAAGTAATGATATTCACAGTGTTTGCAGTATACTGAATTGTTTaatgaataaagaataaatgcatatgtcagctgcagtttgattttttttgtttattttagtaAGCCTTCTTTATGTGAAAGGCCATGTCCGTTTGACGAATTTCATTAACCGGTTGAAAAAGTCAAAAACTCAACTTTCAGTCTCGAGTAAGACAGAATCTGAGGGCCTTTTTGTGGGCGTCTCATTTTCTGAAGGAGAGCACAGAAGATTAAAATTGTTgtcaaaaataaacatataatTTCTGTCCTTATTTTCTCCTCAATTACAGGGCATGGTCAGAGCTGGGCTTGTCGTTCTGGAGAGTCTGGCCCTCACATGAACACAGCGGCTATATTTGGCAGTCTGCTCTCCAACTGACCTTCATCGCTTTATTTTCTTATTCCAGAGTGAGTGGAAGAACAAAGGCCACAACATGCAATAGTTCACACTGTCACACACTCCTACAATACTGTGTTTGCAGTCATATAAACTTACAAACCCCACCTTGAACTGGGGATGAAATGtcaatatctatctatctatctatctatctatctatctatctatctatctatctatctatctatctatctatctatctatctatctatctatctatctatctatctatctatctatctatctatctatctatctatctatctatctatctatctatctatctatctatcctcAGATGTGCTCTACGTGGCAGTCTTTTGACACTTTTGAAGGCATTTCCTTCCCCTCTCATTTGACACATGGTCTCTTACTGGTGTAAGTCTTTAAGTGAAGTG
Protein-coding sequences here:
- the sp7 gene encoding transcription factor Sp7 isoform X2; translated protein: MAASILEEDARYGSSPLAMLTATCNKFGSTSPVRDSATPGKPGSTSPVKKPYNMTSDLQTAKNGRTTDSSGLADSYTGSFTSAGGGGGGLLTPTGSPPPSAGGYTTEYNPFSHSFQTSVSQDPSLLVSKAHATADCLTSVYTSLDMTHPYGSWYKAGIHPGITAAPANATSSWWDVHPNSNWLSATQPQGDGGLQASLQPVAPQASLSPQLPSYSTDFTPLNPAPYPSVGLGSSSHLLQPSQHMLPQDMYKPKPVPSAGLIENPMGLKPARGSGGYSGGATPTRSSCDCPNCQELERLGASAASLRKKPVHSCHIPGCGKVYGKASHLKAHLRWHTGERPFVCNWLFCGKRFTRSDELERHVRTHTREKKFTCLLCNKRFTRSDHLSKHQKTHADSAMQGKAVAVEGDTDSRSEETTELNSSAVPTNPVADQITNGDEKTGTTNGVENSSGLLEI
- the sp7 gene encoding transcription factor Sp7 isoform X1, coding for MAASILEVGNVIEDARYGSSPLAMLTATCNKFGSTSPVRDSATPGKPGSTSPVKKPYNMTSDLQTAKNGRTTDSSGLADSYTGSFTSAGGGGGGLLTPTGSPPPSAGGYTTEYNPFSHSFQTSVSQDPSLLVSKAHATADCLTSVYTSLDMTHPYGSWYKAGIHPGITAAPANATSSWWDVHPNSNWLSATQPQGDGGLQASLQPVAPQASLSPQLPSYSTDFTPLNPAPYPSVGLGSSSHLLQPSQHMLPQDMYKPKPVPSAGLIENPMGLKPARGSGGYSGGATPTRSSCDCPNCQELERLGASAASLRKKPVHSCHIPGCGKVYGKASHLKAHLRWHTGERPFVCNWLFCGKRFTRSDELERHVRTHTREKKFTCLLCNKRFTRSDHLSKHQKTHADSAMQGKAVAVEGDTDSRSEETTELNSSAVPTNPVADQITNGDEKTGTTNGVENSSGLLEI